From Halorussus lipolyticus:
AAGGTCTCAGCGATTGCTCGCTTCTCGTCGTAGGAGAAGGACGTGCGGGGGGCCTGTTCGCCGTCGCGCAGGGTCGTGTCGAAGACCCGCGCGGACTCGAATTCGGTGTTAGTTCTCAGCGTACCGTCGAAGAACTCGACCCGCCCGACTGGTATCGGACGAGTGCATGTCGTTGTCAGACATCGTATCTCGTGCTGGCCACTTTCTGCTATTTAAAGGTTCCGTAGCGACAGGTCGGTTCGGACGGCCAATATGTTATAAATAATTACACTATCGGGAAAATCGCCCGACTGAAACGTCCTGTGACTGTCGGAGGGTCCTTAATGGTCCTTAAATTCGGAATTCCGAGTAGTGTTCTACTCGGCTCTAATCTGCGTTTATATTACGAATCTAGACGCGGAACGTCCTCGGGCGCGAGCGGAGGCGGGACGCGGACCCCGAGTAGCGGTGAACCCGGCGGCGGCGTTGAGGGAATCAAAGAAAATTGCTTCACAAATTTTTCCAACCTCTTTAGAATTAGATAGTTGTCTCTCGGCGAGGAGATGCCACCAATTTCGAACGGCTCGGTCGGGGGTCGGTCGCGCTCGACGCCTCGGTAAATCGACCGAGAGGGACTGTCACTGCCAGAACAGTAAGAAGGCTGGCGGACGTAGTAGAGGGCGTATGACATCCGAGGAGGTCACGGACCTGCTGAAGAAGGCGTACAGCGACGAAATCGAGACGGTGATGAACTACCTGACCAACTCCATCGTCCTCGACGGCGTGAGCGCCGAGGAGGTCAAAGAGAGCCTCGAAACCGACATTCAGGAGGAACTCAACCACGCCGAGATGCTGGGCCAGCGCCTGAAGCAACTCGACGAGCGCCCGCCGGCCTCCTACGACTTCGAGGCCCGCCAAGAGAGCCTCCAGCCACCCGAGGACACCACCGACGTGCTGTCGGTCATCAACGGCGTCCTCGACGCCGAGGAGGACGCCATCGAGACCTACCGGTCGCTTATCAAGGCGGCAGGTGACGACGACCCCGTAACTGAGGACATCGCCGTGACAATTCTGAGCGACGAGGAGGCTCACCGGACCGAGTTCCGCGGGTTCAAGCGCGAGTACGACGACGACTGAAGTCGCCGATTTCGCCGATTTTAGGCCACTGGCATGATATGGCATGCCGCCATGTTTTTAATCGCCGACTACCTGTTCACGTTGTATGGAGGGCGAAGAAAACGAGTTGGTTACTAGGCACGTGTCTCCCGGAACGGACCATTTTGTTCTGTTCCGAAAGAATACAAAATTTTATTTTCACCGGCTCTGTGGTATGAGACGAGATGTCACTCCAGCGGGCAAGCTTTCGTGGGGACTGCTCTACCCACGAGTTTCAGGAGGTGTTGAAACGGTTCAAGCACGACGGTTGCAACCTACTGGTGACCGGTGCGGTATCGAAGGACGTGACCGTGCAGGCGACTCGAACACTGCTTGGCGCGCCGAACGCCGAGCGCAAGCGAGTCGTCGCGTTGGCCAACTCTCGGCGCGGGAACGTCGCCGAGCGACTACCGACGGGCGTCGATTCCGACGACTCCGACGTGTGGATAATCGACCAGCAGACGTGTCAACGGTCGATTCCGAAGGCCGCGCAGGGCGGCGAGGTGGAGTTTCCGACCGTCGACGGCGACAAGGACGCGCTGACCAATCTGCGCGAGGAGGTAATCGTCGCCATCGACTACTTCCAGCGCGCCGAGGACGGTCTCGACCCCTCGGAACTCCGCCTGTCGGTGTCGTCGCTCGGTCGTCTGGCCCACGAACACGACGCCGACGCGATTGCGCGGTTCGTCCGGTCTGTGTCGGCGATGGTGCAGGGAGTCCACGGGATGGCCCACTACCACCTCGCGCGACCGGACGACGACGAGATAGTGGACCGACTCTCGCCGCTGTTCGACGCGCGAATCGAACTCCGCAAGCGCGACGGCCTCCCGACCGAACAGCGCTGGCACGTCCCGGAGTACGAACAGACGACCGACTGGGTGCGCCTGTGAGGTGATTCATGGACCCGACGTTCACGGAAACTTCTGACCGCACCGGCATCGAGATAGCAGACCCCATCGAGAACGCCCGCTTCGAGTTGTACACCCCCACGGCCGTCGAACCGACGCCCGTGAGCGCCGACCAGTTTTACTTTCCCGTCGATTCGGCGATTACGGTCGAGACCAGCGCCATCGTCGTCCCGAAACTGGCCAACGTCCTCGTCCGAACACAATCCGGTGACCTCGTGGCCGACAACGCCGACCACGTGGACCGGTCGCTGGAATCGGGCGCGTACAACGTCGAACTCAGCACCGCGCCGATGAAACTCTACCTCTCGGCGGACGGTGCCCTCGACGTGCGCCACGACGACTCGACCGTCACCATCGCGTTCGACCGCTCCACCGAGATTGCGGTCGGCGCGCGCTCCTTCCACGACCGACCCGCCGGGACGATTACGACGACTGGCGACCCGGTGGGTGCGATGCGAGCGATTTCGCTCCTCGGGTCCGCGCTCAAGACGACCTCGCCCGAGCGGAGTTTTCCGACGCTTCGCGGCCATCCGCCCCTCATCGAGGTCGGCGACGAGTTCGACGCGCCCGAGGGCATCGAGCGACCGGAGACCGGCGTCCGCATCGAGGTCCCAGCCGATTACGAGTACGTCTACCCGGCGTCCTCGCTGGCGTACTACCTCGGGGCAGAGGTCGTCCCCGGCGACCGCCCGCGACTCGTCACCGACTCGGGATTCGAGTACGACCTCGCCGGACCGCTCGGGTACGAGGAGACGGTGGGGCGCGTCCTGCGCCAATCATTCCTGCTGGACTGCGTGACCCGGACCGAGGGCTACTATCAGGTGGACCTCCACGAGCGCGAGCAGGTCGAGGCCGCGGTGGAGTTGGACTTCGCAGACCTCTACGACCTGTCGCTGGCCGAGCGCCTCGAAGCCTACCTCTCGGTCCCCTTCGAGACCATCGAGGCGTGCGTGCCAGACTGGAACCTGACGACCGACGTGATGGCGACCCCCGACAACGCCGAGGTGCTTCCCTTCGTGGCGAACGACCTCGCGCTTGTCCGGTGCCCCGGCGAACCGACTACAGCCTCGGTGAATCCGACGCCCGAACCCATCGACGAGTTCTTCCGAAGCGGGTCCGACGCGCCGGCAGACGACTTCACCCGGAGTACGACCGACGCGGCCCCCGCCACGCCCGCCCAGCGCGAGATTTTCAACCCGGAACCGGCCGAGACGGTCGAACACGCGTGGGTCGGCGAGGGGTTCCCGGTCGGCGCGAACAAGGCCACCGCCGAATCCTACCGGCGGCGCGTCGAGCGGTCGGCCCCCGAACAGACCGACATCGAGATTCACGTCGTCTGCAACGACGAGCGCATGCGCGAGGAGGGCGTTGTCGAGGAGTTCTACGGGCTACGCGACCTCCTCCAGTTCGACGTGTCGGTCCACTACGAACTCGAAACCGACGAACTCCGGGACCTGCTTGCCCACCCCGCGGACTTCGTTCACTACATCGGCCACGTGGACGACCACGGGATGCGATGCCCGGACGGCCACCTCGACGCCCGGACGCTCGAGGAGGTGAACGTGAAGGCGTTCGTCCTCAACGCCTGCCGGTCCTACGCGCAGGGCGAGGCGCTGGTCGAGTCCGGAAGCTACGGCGGCGTCGTCACCCTCGCGGAAATCGCCAACAGCGTCGCCACCGAAATCGGCCAGATTTTGGCGCGACTCCTCAACTGCGGCTTCCCGCTCCGGGTCGCGCTGGCCATCGTCAAGGATACCATCGCGCCCGCCTACCAGTATTCGACCGTCGGCGACGGCGGATTGGCGCTGTGTCAGAGCGAAAGTGGCGTTCCCATCGAGTTGGTTGTCCGGGATGCAGAGTGCAGTTTCACAGTTGACGTTATCATGCATCCGGTCTCGGGCTATGGAATGGGTACTATGTCTATGCCCGTTCTCAAAGACGGACAGACTAGATACCTCTCGTCCGGCGTTATCGATACGTTTGAGGTCTCGGCGGAGGAACTAGACGACTTCTTGGACCGCGAAGCGATGCCAGTCAAATACGACGGAAAGCTGTACTGGAGTGGACAGATTACGTCCGATACGTTCTAACTACGGTCCACTATTCGACGACGCCGCATTCGCCGCCACGTTTCCTGCCTGCATCAGGAGGATGCTCATCGTGAACAGCGCGCCGGTCATCCGCGGGTGGTCTTCGAGGAACGTCGCTATCTTGCTGTCTGCCTTCGTCTGTGCCATGTCCACTTTTGTCAAGGCACCCGACGATGTTGAATCTATCTAAAAGATGATAATAGAAAACTTCTTGAAAAAGGTTACGGCCATTTATTTAAAATGTGCCATCCCCGGAGGGGCCTCGGGGGCAAGGACTTTGCCGAGGGAGTGCGAGCGAGCGCGTATGAGCCGAGCTTTCGACCTCGACCTCCAGACGGTCGAACAGGAAATCGAGGAGAGCGGC
This genomic window contains:
- a CDS encoding ferritin-like domain-containing protein is translated as MTSEEVTDLLKKAYSDEIETVMNYLTNSIVLDGVSAEEVKESLETDIQEELNHAEMLGQRLKQLDERPPASYDFEARQESLQPPEDTTDVLSVINGVLDAEEDAIETYRSLIKAAGDDDPVTEDIAVTILSDEEAHRTEFRGFKREYDDD
- a CDS encoding DUF7504 family protein, whose amino-acid sequence is MSLQRASFRGDCSTHEFQEVLKRFKHDGCNLLVTGAVSKDVTVQATRTLLGAPNAERKRVVALANSRRGNVAERLPTGVDSDDSDVWIIDQQTCQRSIPKAAQGGEVEFPTVDGDKDALTNLREEVIVAIDYFQRAEDGLDPSELRLSVSSLGRLAHEHDADAIARFVRSVSAMVQGVHGMAHYHLARPDDDEIVDRLSPLFDARIELRKRDGLPTEQRWHVPEYEQTTDWVRL
- a CDS encoding DUF7503 family protein, which encodes MAQTKADSKIATFLEDHPRMTGALFTMSILLMQAGNVAANAASSNSGP